Proteins from a genomic interval of Longimicrobiales bacterium:
- a CDS encoding VOC family protein, with the protein MESLAHPRLPVRGLLEFALYGADIVALERFYGDVFGLEVIRRAGDRLTALRCGHATLLLFDPSLTREKGPIPEHGTVGAGHIAFVIEDHERSVWREHLHRHGIEIEREIDWDEGGASMYLRDPAGNSVELAPPTIWGGLGRALIDSTA; encoded by the coding sequence GACTGCTCGAGTTCGCTCTGTATGGTGCCGACATCGTCGCGCTGGAACGCTTCTACGGTGATGTGTTCGGGCTGGAGGTGATCCGCCGTGCGGGTGATCGACTCACTGCGCTGCGCTGCGGTCATGCGACGCTGCTGCTGTTCGACCCGTCTCTGACACGCGAAAAGGGGCCTATTCCGGAGCATGGCACCGTCGGCGCCGGTCACATTGCGTTCGTCATCGAGGACCATGAGCGCAGTGTCTGGCGCGAACACCTGCACCGGCACGGAATCGAGATCGAGCGAGAGATCGACTGGGACGAAGGCGGTGCATCAATGTACCTGCGTGATCCCGCAGGGAACAGCGTGGAGCTGGCGCCGCCGACGATCTGGGGCGGACTCGGTCGTGCACTGATCGATTCCACTGCATGA